agtattgaaagattaatatgatgaagatagaccccggggccataggtttcactagtggcttctctcaagagcataagtattctacggtgggtgaacaaattactgttgagcaattgacagaattgagcatagttatgagaatatctaggtatgataatgtatataggcatcacgtccaagacaagtaaaccgactcctgcctgcatctactactattactccactcatcgaccactatccaacatgcatctagagtattaagttcatgaaaacagagtaacgccttaagcaagatgacatgatgtagagggataaactcatgcaatatgatgaaaaccccatcttgttatcctcgatgggaacaatacaatacgtgtcttgctgcccctactgtcactgggaaagaacaccgcaagattgaacccaaagctaagcacttctcccattgcaagatagatcaatctagtaggccaaaccaaattgataattcgaagagacttgcaaagataaccaatcatacataaaagaattcagagaagattcaaatattgttcatagatagacttgatcataaacccacaattcatcggtctcaacaaacacaccgcaaaaataagattacatcgaatagatctccacaagagagggggagaacattgtattgagatccaaaaagagagaagaagccatctagctaataaatatggacccgtaggtctgaagtaaactactcacacttcatcggaggggctatggtgatgatgtagaagccctccgtgatcgatgccccctccggtggagctccggaacaggccccaagatgggatctcgtggatacagaaagttgcggcagtggaattggggttttggctccgtatctgatcgtttgggggtacgtaggtatatataggaggaaggaggacgtcggtggagcaacaggggggccacgagggtggagggcgcgcctgggggggtaggcgcgcccccctacctcgtggcctcctcctttgtttcttgacgtagggtccaagtctcctgggtcttgtttgttgagaaaatcacgttcccgaaggtttcattccgtttggactccgtttgatattccttttcttcgaaaccctaaaataggcaaaaaaaacagcaattctgggttgggcctccggttagtaggttagtcccaaaaataatataaaagtggataataaagcccaataatgtccaaaacagtagataatatagcatggagcaatcaaaaattatagatacgttggagacgtatcagagcttaccagtccaacccggcgcgcgccgctcagtcgctgatgtctattaagcttcggctgatgcatacgatgcagaacgcccatacaatgcccacgtgatggttagtgctatcaggccagaggcccctcggatcaaattccaaatcgtagtggattaggagcacgcggtaacgagcagagactcacaatcgatgtgaccccgtcgccccgtctcgagtacttgcggcaagggctaagaatgcctagCCACGCCTCgtagttatctcgcgggcaccttccaggttaaCCCGACTCCacgtcactcgctattaagctcgcgcgggtacccctcaaggccgacccgtctttagtagcatggttcagtgtaaagtcatagtaaccatagtaactgtgtgtctaaacatcaaggggaaacacccgaggaatcacccccggtgaattccactcgatgtaatcatcaaggtgaacgtaagaggatccaccctcgaggttcacacttgaggggttgcatgatagagccgtatcagaagtggttaaggaggaaatcaccctcgatgacctcgaccgtatagctacactacagaggtccCATCAGGAGtggtgtaagaggttccaccctcgacactcgatggtaactctgcagagtcatacaactaggggggtgatgtgcggtgtcggggcctggacatcgatcatgttgatcgagtcatcggacATAAagtgaggcaactgggacaaggtgggtctctgctggatctctaaccaacctatactaagcagtttaggataagaaggtaaggtatgaaagcaggtaacaagaacaggctatgcatcagagtaggatcatacttaaagcagtagcagttctaatgcaagaatgagagggaaagaaatgggcgatatcggaatgctcaaggagggtttgcttgcctggaagctctgctgaaaaggaagaagtgtcatcgtcgacgtagtcgatcacaggggcggcatcggtctcagggtctaccggagagaagaggggggagaataacaaatataaagcaaacacagcatcacaaagcataacatggcaatatgatgtgccgggtgtgacctaacgtatggctacacgatataggtgaagggggaattcaaccgggaaggtattcccggttccggacctgtgtcagacaatgaccggagggggaatgttccatgttcagcatgctaggagcATGTGACACATGAACgcaccgcatattcggattcgttggatttttctgagcaactttcatgtataaaactttttcatccgagttacgaattattttatatgatttttcaaagttttaaacaatattctggaattattaataTTAACAGAAATgggatatgacgtcagcatgacatgttgatgacgtcagcagtcaacagagcggctgaccaggtcaaacctgtgcAGTGGggccactgggacccacatgtcagcctctgttagcTTAATAGTGGATTAAACTAATCTAGCAGGGTtaattaggggtgtgggccccGGGTGTGAGTGagtgtttaggttaatctaattactttTATTTATAAAACGTTTATTAGACTAATTAACAAAGGAGGGACCCACTTGTCAGGGTCAACCGTGCACAGTCAGCACAGTTGACCCGGTCAATTGGTCAACAGGGCCCGCGGGACCCAGTTGCCAGTGACCCAGACGCAGCCACGTGGGCGCCACGTTGGCGCCGGCGCCGGAACAGCTCTGACGAGGCTTTTCGCGGCGGCTGAACGCCGGCAAGCCTCGGATTCGCGCTACGGTGGGTCTCCGGACCCGTGGCTAGGCGCGTTCGATGCGGCTTGACGTCGCGCGCGCGATGGCGTTACCAGTTGGACTCAGGGATGGCCGGAACGTCGCCGGTGACGAGTGCGGCGGCTGGCAGTTCGGGCGCGGACGGGGATCACGCTACGGGGCTCCAAATCGACCACGGCTGGTCGCGTTCGAACGGCCACTCGACCGCGCGTCGAAGGGTGGTGGCTGGAGCGGCTGGTGCGGCCGGAGCTGGGAGTTGCGGCGTCGCTGGCGGCGATGCGTTCGGGCGAGCTACGGCGAAGGTGATGCGGTGCATTCGTGaacgagctgagaggctgggcaagGCGTATGCAATGTGGCGAGGCCAACGGTCGcgagcccgtgaccatttggtcatcggAAGCACGACGGCGGCGAGCGGAGGCGGCGACGCGTTCGGGTACCCGTCGAGGTAGGTGCTAAGGGGCACCGTAGGATGCGTGTGTGCACGTGTTGTGTTCCTGGAAGCACCAGGAGCACGGCGGAGGCCTCGGGCGAGCGTGACAAGGCCATGGCCACGGCCACGGGCTCGTCGGTGGCGAACAGAACTCAGGCGCAGCAGCAGCTAGCTACGGCGCGTGACGAGGCTAATAGGAGGGGAGCAGGGTCGGAGGAGCTCACCTAGCGGCACGCACGGTGGCCCTTGGAAGGTTAGGAGCAGCAGGAGCGTCGGAGAGGAGGAAGATTGCCGGCGACCGAGGTGGAAGGGGGCGACTCGATCCGCGGCCTGCGGTGCTCCTCGAGTTCGATGGCGAGGTGTAGTCGAGGTAGAGGTCGACGGCGTGTCTTGTGGACGTGCTGGCGAGGCGCGGGGTGGGCAGTGGCCGCGGCTACGGCAccgccatggcgacggcggcgttCGGTTGaggtggggaacgagggggagtgCAAGGAGGGGTccggtgggagagggagaggcggtgcGGGCGACGGTGGAGAGCGGGGGGAGAGGACCGAGGCGGCGGGGGATCCTTATCCCCTCGGGGCGTCGCCGGTGAAGTGATCCGGCGAGGATGAGCCCCTGTAGTGGCTCGGTCAggggaacagagaggagggaggcgaccggGGGAGGTGGGCTGCTGGTTTGGGCTTCCCATGTAGCTAAGGCCCAGTGGGGGATACAAGGGGTTTTCTCTTTTATTTAAACAGCTTTGCTTTTCTGGGTTTTTTTTATAATCAGAGATGGGTAAGAAAATATTGGACATGCCATTTTCTTTGGAAAACTATGGGAAGTGCCCCTTTTATTCCTTGGTGATAttagacagtgccacaaatattttggaggccagaagaattcatttggtatttttcataaataggatggcatttaaaaatgctgaattggtgtTGTTTTAATTACTAATGCTCATCTTTGCACAagagtgatgttgtgttccttaacaaataattgttatggaatttttgacaaatgatgaacatttttccagcaacttttgggcaacttcaaacttcacttgaatttgattTGACTGGAATTTCCAAATGGgtattgaacaaaggtgattaagaACTGTTTGGGAAAATGATTAgtttaatcacagagggttactgtagtaTGACACTGGAAGTGTTACATTATGACTCACACatagggctgcaagaaaagctcgagaCTCCTGAGCTACTCGAGATCGACTAGAATTTTAGCTCGAGACTCATGAGCTACTCGAGATCGACTAGATTTTAGCTCGAGACTCGTGAGCTACTTGAGATCGACTAGAATTTTAGCTCGACTCAAGATCGACTCAAAAAGAAAGAAATGGGCTGAGTATGAGCACTTTTTGTAGCTCGATCAACAAACGAGATGATCTTAAGCTCACATTGGCTCGCTCAATTCTAGCTCGATATCGTATAATTATATGAAATAATCTTGATATATATTTAAATAAAATAAGATAATTTATTATCATATGTGTTATGTACATTTTTCTCCATTTTAGCTACTAGCAAACATGGAAGCTTAATTAAGCACGGAGATAATTTAGCATCAATATGGTACGTGGTCAGCCGTTTGTGTCAAATATCCTATTATTCTTGGCCAAATTTTTAGAGTGGAGGCACTAGTATTCAATAAGTCAATTTTTACAGTGGTTTCTTATGTTGTGTTGTGGCCTTTTTTGCATTATATTACTAAAAAAATtatttagctcgaaactagctcgagatcgtTACAAGCTGAGCACGAGCCACTTTATACCGAGCTTGCTCAAATTTTAGTATAAGCTAGGCCGAGTCTAGTCCAACACGCTCGAactcgactcgtttgcagccctacTCACACATACTCCCTTTCCTCTGACAAAGAAAACTTTCTTATTGGTCTCATGTCACAACAAGTCAATACAACTAGAAGAGAGTTTGACCCTCGGTTAAGAAATTAATGATGCCCTGTGGTGGAAAACTATCAATAAGACACTATGTAGATCGAAAAACATTATGTTCAATAAAATCCAAATTTATAAGATGGTTTGCTTCCCCGAAAAGGACCTTCAAAAGGCACGAATAATACCCATGTACTCCACAATATGTATTCTGGATTAATGTCACACTTTCAGTCTGAATCGCTTCGTTGTCATGCTTGATAACTGGTGACCACAAAAATAAGATCACCCTTAAGATCTTGTCACCATTGCCCACTATGTTCCACACGTCAGAAAATGCCATCCACATTTATTTTCACACAACAGGGTTTGAACTTTGAACACATAAGTATTTGAAAAGCATACAACATGACGCAATAATAAAAAGCACACCAGCTTAGATTTTTTTTACATTGGTATTGTTTAGAAAATGTTTGCACACGATAGCAGAAACACAAGAATAATATTTATATAAGGAATTGAATGCCATGTCTTGTAGATCCCTACATGAAATCCGGGTGACGATTTGGTTTGAAGgaattctacaggaattttgaaggAATCAattccttgatttttttttctatatagattgtttgttttgtatgaTTAGAAACCATACTAATGAGCACCAACTTGTGGCTTGATGGTTAGGAGGGTGGTGGTACCACTTAATGCAAATTATTTTTTCAGTCGGAGGCGACATTCTAATCACTAGCGGTGCGTCTTAGAAAAAATATGACCTATTTTGCATGCAATTTCAAAGGAAATTTTTGACTGAGTCAATGCTCATAGAAATTTTCTTTGTTTCTATGACAAACTATGCGCTGCACCTAATGCTAATGAAAAGTTCCTGCATTTTTCTTGTTGTGCAATCAAACAATTTTTGTTACAAATTATGTGTTTTTGATTCTTGTAGAATTCAATATGACTTgtcatcagagagagagagagagagagagagagagagagagagagaagacaaCAACATGTGTTGATTGGACATCTCAAAGAAAATGAAAGCATGAGGTTTGAGCAAATGTTTAGATTCTCCAAAATatgaagcaaagaaaggattcccaAAGAAATTTTCAAAGCCAATAATACAATTCAAAGGACACCACAAATTGTTTCCGTGTGATTCATTTCTtatgtttttttgtgaaaaatcctTTATTCCTACCAGACCCTGCCTTGCAAAATAGCATGTTGATCTTGACAATGTGTATGAAGTGACACAACTAAAATCAATCCCCAAGTTGAGATAAGCTTGTTGAACATACAAAACACAAGACTAAATAATGATAAAAAGTAAACATGATACACCAGTTAATAGAAAAGTTCTTCACTCGGAGGAATACAATAAGATGTACAGCAAGAGTAAGGATTCATCCCTCTAAAAAATTATGCAACCGATTGTACGCACGCAAATAATAATTTGAAGAAGGTAAAAAACATGTGGTAAACCTTGTGATAAATTATAATAGTAACAATAAGAAGAAAACCATAACACAAGGAGAGCAGCAGCATTCAACTTAAGTTGGCAGCAATGCACACCGGAGGTGGCTCCATTGTTGATTTGCACCGACTGCACAAGCATAGTGAAAGAGTATATATGCTCTAATTAATTAGCTCAAATAATGGAAGATActtctttttttttgagggaagatACTTCGAGTGGAAACAAAAGAGGGGAAGAGTAGAGGACTGACCTTGTTTGATGAGGTATGCATTATTGATCAGGGTCCTTCAATGGACAAAAGGACAGGTACGGGCCTATTAGTATGGCCATCGACAGCGCGTTGCCATTCGGCTTTTATTCCAACGTCGACGTCAGGATGGAGTGCGACTTCATTCAGCTGAGTCATGTGTGCGATTTTGATACCAAGTGCTCTTCCAGGAAGAAGGAGCAGCTGTGGACAGATGATATGAAGCGACACAAGACAAGGCAGCGCGCCATCTTGGATCATTATGTCTATTAGCATTGGATCATTGAACACGATGGATAACCGCCCAATGCTTATGAGGTGATCATACCATATGTCGATGAGCCCGAGGTTGTCTTCAATAAGCTTGAGATATTTCAGTCCCCCCACGAAGCTCAGCCCTTCTCGAATAACCTCCCAACGCAGGCCAGTCGACCAAAGGCACAGCTCCTCAAGTGCACTTAGCTCTGCAACAAACGGAGGGAGTTGGCTCAATTGACCGTGCAGCTTGAGCGAATCGAGCTTGCCCGCGACTGCGTCTATTTCATCCACGAACTCTCTCGGGCATGCTCCGAAGTCGATCGACAGGGACCGCTTAAGATGAGGCGCTCCGGCGCCATCACCGATGATTTCCTAATGGCCTTTGAAAGAACTCCCAGGTTTTCTTGGCTTGCGTCGGATTTGCACCATATCTTCACCTTCCGCAACTGCCGCATAAGACTCAGCAGCTGTTGAAATCCATTTCTCCCACCGATGACAAATCCTGACAGCGTCTCCAGCACACTCTTATTAGCTCTCAGAAACCTCTCTACATCTGATCTCCAAACAAAGAAATCCCTTCTAGAAAGCTGGAACTTGCCAAGGAGGTGCTTCAGTTTGGGAAGCAGGAGGACTTCTTTGTACACCGTCACTATTCCATCAGCATCGTCACAATTTGAGCTTCCACTCAGGTCGAGTGTCTCTAGCTGATTCAGCTTCCCGATTTCCCTTGGAACCCGATCAATGATGCCTGATTTGATGCTCAGGTATTTCATCAGCTCCTGGTTGTAGATAGCCTGAATATGGCCATCACTCAGGTGAGCACATTCTTTTAAATCCAGCACTCGCAGCACTTTATAATTGGAAAAACGTAGAACATCTTCATCGAGATCCCCCGCAGCAGTAGAGAATACCGCCAACGTCCGGACATCAGATAAACTCTCAGGCAAATTCAGTGGAACATTTGCACAAGGATGCACAGATAGCCTGCGAGGGTGTCCCTCCGGCATTTCGGCAGACGCACCGTGACATAACAGTATGAAATTCTCGGACATGGACCGTTGGGAGATGTACTGACGAATCGTGTCGCCAGTAGGCTGGCATCTCTTCACCTTCCCATTGCTGCTTTTCTGGGTGGACCTGATGATACTGGACTCCATGAACTTGTCCAAATTGCTGATTGCGGATTGTTCTCTTCCTACTAGCCCTTCCGCCGTCCATCTCCTCATGAGGGGCTTAGTCCTGACATGATAATTGGGTGGGAACAAGCAGAAATATAGCAAGCAGTTGAGGTAATCACCATCATGTTTACCCCTCATCAAACACTGAAGATTCTCAATCTCTGCCGGGACAGCAGCAGCAGGCTCTTGTGCTGCAGCCCCTTGTACAGGAATAAAGCCAAACGTATGTATCCGGTGAGTCGTTCCCTTTGAGCTCTCCTTGAGTCGGGCAATTTTGTCTGCAAAATCAGCATCGGTCGTCATCTTGGCGTTGAAGCAGTCTATACAGTCTTCGATGTCACATGCCAAGGCCCTCAGTTGTGCAAAATATTCTGCCCGCAAGAAACTCATAGGCCGTACATGGTCGGCATGATCTAGCATGGTAGCTTTGATCGAGTTGAGATCCGCACTGATGCTCCTAGCATCGGTGTTCGGCCTCCCCTTCACGCCGTTTAGCTTCAACACGGCGACCCCAGCTACCGCGCTAAATGCCGCCACAGCAAACTCCATCGATCTCTCTTTCCTTGCGTCCACAGATCACTCCTCCTGTCCTCCCTAGATCTGCATATGCACGGCAAATAGGGGTTAGTGTTGCCTGAAAtggaagagggaaggagagggaaggGGGCAGAACTTCTCTACCTTGGTGGAGGAGGGAGCTTCAGAGTTCTCCTCTCAGCTGCGGTGACTTGATGGTCGACTCATGGTCATTACAATTCTTTCTATCAAAAAAAAATCCTGTCCTATACTGTTGTTCAGAAAAAAAATTGACATGAGAGACGGTTTTTTTGGACGAGCGGTGGTTCCATGGAGCAGAGGCGAACCGGTGAACCAGTTGCTTGGCCGGTTCACTCACAGCTCACAGGTCCGGTCTTCTAAGCACCCAAATCCTTCCTCTCCTTTCCCGTGTATGTAGAGGGGATAGGGGCCTGTTGAGTTGTGTTGTTTCACTTTGTCCACGCACTACTTTCTCTGCCATCTGATAGCCTCGTCAAAATCGAGATTTCCCTGGTACTGTTTCCCTCCCGAGCTTCCTTTGTCGTGCATCCAtagacaactactccctccgttcggaattacttgtctcgaaaatgaatgtatctagaacggagggagtacaaacaaAAACTAATCATCTGGTTGTCTTTGAGGAGTCGATAATCATTCGTGGTTCTTGCTTCAGATGGAGATGGCGCTGGCGCAGATGGAGGCTCTAGATGCCGTGCTCCTGATGGCGAGGATAGCGGCCGACCCTGATCTTCAAGCAGCGATGCAAGCTCATGTTACTGTTATGCTGGGTCCGTCGGTCCTCCTCCTCCGGGATCTTGATTCTTCCGGACAGAGTCTTCTCGGTGCAGAGGAGCTTCGTCTTCTTCGAGATGCTCTCAGGGAAGTATGCATCCCCctgaagagtatgtcgaaagacgaCGGCGCTAGCTTCATGGCCAGATGGTGGATGAAGATAGTTCGGGAGCTTTGTTATGACACGCAGGATTACCTCAACTTCGTCCAAA
This portion of the Triticum dicoccoides isolate Atlit2015 ecotype Zavitan chromosome 7A, WEW_v2.0, whole genome shotgun sequence genome encodes:
- the LOC119328078 gene encoding disease resistance protein RGA4-like, which translates into the protein MEFAVAAFSAVAGVAVLKLNGVKGRPNTDARSISADLNSIKATMLDHADHVRPMSFLRAEYFAQLRALACDIEDCIDCFNAKMTTDADFADKIARLKESSKGTTHRIHTFGFIPVQGAAAQEPAAAVPAEIENLQCLMRGKHDGDYLNCLLYFCLFPPNYHVRTKPLMRRWTAEGLVGREQSAISNLDKFMESSIIRSTQKSSNGKVKRCQPTGDTIRQYISQRSMSENFILLCHGASAEMPEGHPRRLSVHPCANVPLNLPESLSDVRTLAVFSTAAGDLDEDVLRFSNYKVLRVLDLKECAHLSDGHIQAIYNQELMKYLSIKSGIIDRVPREIGKLNQLETLDLSGSSNCDDADGIVTVYKEVLLLPKLKHLLGKFQLSRRDFFVWRSDVERFLRANKSVLETLSGFVIGGRNGFQQLLSLMRQLRKVKIWCKSDASQENLGVLSKAIRKSSVMAPERLILSGPCRSTSEHARESSWMK